One genomic window of Ruminococcus gauvreauii includes the following:
- the cas2 gene encoding CRISPR-associated endonuclease Cas2 encodes MLILITYDVSTETETGKRRLRKVAKQCVNYGTRVQNSVFECILDNAQYVMLKSALSEIIDKNVDSLRFYNLGNKHKTKVEHIGVDKGIDVEVPLIL; translated from the coding sequence ATGCTTATATTGATTACTTATGATGTCAGTACTGAAACGGAAACAGGTAAACGTCGTTTGCGAAAAGTGGCAAAACAATGTGTAAACTATGGGACAAGAGTACAGAACTCGGTTTTTGAATGTATACTTGATAATGCGCAATATGTTATGCTTAAATCTGCTTTGTCGGAGATTATAGACAAAAATGTAGACAGTCTGAGATTTTATAATTTAGGGAATAAACATAAGACAAAGGTTGAGCATATTGGTGTTGATAAAGGAATCGATGTGGAAGTACCGTTGATTTTATGA
- the cas1c gene encoding type I-C CRISPR-associated endonuclease Cas1c: MKKLLNTLYVTSPESYLSLDGENIVVLDRDIEIGRVPLHNLEAVVSFGYRGVSPALMGGCADRNIALCFLSPQGRFLAHVTGSVKGNVLLRKRQYEVSKDKNFSLKIAENCILGKVYNSRWVLERAIRDHGLQIDLDKMKNASAILRQSLEYIMGSQTIDQLRGYEGEAASVYFGVFNELILQQKKEFIFNGRNKRPPMDNVNAMLSFAYTLLTNMVASALESVGLDPYVGFMHTDRPGRVSLALDLVEELRAVFADRFVLTLINRKMVSGKDFTRKEDGAVIMNDKTRKMFLSEWQNKKKEIITHPYLKEKVEWGMVPFVQSMLLARHLRGDLDAYPPFFWK; this comes from the coding sequence ATGAAAAAGTTACTGAATACATTATATGTGACTTCTCCGGAAAGTTATCTATCTTTAGATGGAGAGAATATTGTTGTGTTGGACAGAGATATAGAAATCGGGAGGGTACCATTACATAATTTAGAAGCAGTGGTATCCTTCGGTTACCGAGGAGTAAGCCCTGCTTTAATGGGAGGATGTGCCGACAGAAACATTGCGCTCTGCTTTTTGTCACCACAGGGCAGATTTTTGGCACACGTCACAGGCAGTGTGAAAGGAAATGTGTTACTTAGAAAAAGACAGTATGAGGTATCAAAAGATAAGAACTTCAGTCTGAAAATTGCCGAGAATTGTATTTTAGGTAAGGTCTATAATTCGCGATGGGTACTGGAACGCGCCATCAGAGATCATGGACTTCAGATCGACTTGGATAAAATGAAAAATGCATCTGCCATTTTGAGACAATCACTTGAATATATAATGGGTTCTCAAACAATTGATCAGTTACGCGGTTATGAGGGAGAAGCGGCCAGCGTTTATTTTGGAGTGTTCAATGAATTAATTCTCCAGCAGAAGAAGGAGTTTATTTTCAATGGGAGGAATAAAAGACCACCCATGGATAATGTTAATGCGATGCTGTCTTTTGCATACACTTTGCTGACCAATATGGTGGCTTCGGCGTTGGAAAGTGTTGGATTGGATCCATATGTGGGTTTTATGCACACAGACAGGCCAGGGAGGGTTTCTCTGGCGTTGGATTTGGTTGAAGAACTCCGAGCTGTTTTCGCTGACCGATTTGTTTTAACCTTGATTAATCGTAAGATGGTAAGTGGCAAAGATTTTACCAGAAAAGAGGATGGGGCGGTTATCATGAACGACAAAACCAGAAAAATGTTCCTTTCAGAGTGGCAGAATAAGAAAAAGGAGATTATAACACACCCTTATCTCAAGGAAAAGGTGGAATGGGGAATGGTTCCGTTTGTCCAAAGCATGCTGTTGGCCAGGCATTTGCGGGGAGACTTGGATGCCTATCCACCGTTTTTCTGGAAGTAA
- the cas4 gene encoding CRISPR-associated protein Cas4, producing MAEYKEDDFLMLSGIQHFAFCRRQWALIHIEQQWQENEYTVEGELLHRRAHDSYLTEKRSDIIVSRGVPIHSRVLGISGVCDIVEFHRADDGVQLYGHRGLFRVYPIEYKKGKPKDTDIDILQLTAQAMCLEEMFSTAVSEGALYYGETKRREKIEFTDDLRLQVKNSFEEMHQLYQKGYTPRVKWSKSCSACSLKDICIPKLGKAVSVHTYIHNIITEDEK from the coding sequence ATGGCAGAGTACAAGGAAGATGATTTTCTAATGCTTTCGGGAATTCAACATTTCGCTTTTTGCAGGAGGCAGTGGGCGTTGATTCATATTGAACAGCAGTGGCAGGAGAATGAGTATACGGTCGAGGGCGAATTGCTGCACAGACGGGCGCATGATTCTTATTTGACCGAGAAACGCAGTGACATCATTGTCAGTCGTGGAGTTCCAATTCACTCCAGAGTGTTAGGAATCAGCGGAGTGTGTGATATTGTGGAATTTCATAGGGCAGATGATGGTGTACAGCTCTACGGGCACCGTGGCCTGTTTCGTGTCTATCCGATAGAATATAAAAAAGGAAAGCCTAAAGATACAGACATTGATATTTTGCAGCTGACGGCACAGGCCATGTGTTTGGAAGAGATGTTTTCTACTGCGGTTTCAGAAGGGGCACTCTATTATGGGGAAACAAAGCGCAGGGAAAAAATCGAGTTTACAGATGACCTGAGGTTACAGGTAAAAAATAGTTTTGAAGAAATGCATCAGCTCTATCAAAAGGGATATACTCCGCGGGTAAAATGGTCAAAAAGCTGCAGTGCATGTTCTTTGAAGGACATCTGCATACCCAAACTTGGAAAAGCTGTTTCGGTTCATACATATATCCATAACATAATCACGGAGGATGAAAAATGA